Proteins from one Muntiacus reevesi chromosome X, mMunRee1.1, whole genome shotgun sequence genomic window:
- the LOC136154731 gene encoding plastin-3-like, with amino-acid sequence MFTSLRETAEELQRQVLCGGHCLIQQNQPEHAQDWLKMVLLGLFFIVLMYLTVKLTGESGESNVQTPPACQGGSFGSLGQKKKKASPDKDYMFATLTQLEMDLVKFVSRKERKKERGAWQDLNDGTQTLTLALVWQLIRRYTLNALEDLGDGQKANDDIIVSWVNRTLNEAGKSTSIQSFKDKMISSSLAVVDLIDAIQPGCINYDLIKSGTLAEDDKHNNAKYTVSIVRRIGARVYALPEDLVEVKPKMVMTVFACLMGRGMKRV; translated from the exons ATGTTTACTTCCCTGAGAGAGACAGCCGAAGAACTCCAGCGTCAGGTGCTATGCGGAGGACACTGTTTAATTCAGCAGAATCAACCAGAGCATGCCCAGGACTGGCTTAAGATGGTGTTACTCGGGCTTTTCTTCATTGTGCTCATGTACCTGACAGTGAAGTTGACAGGAGAGAGTGGTGAGAGTAATGTGCAGACTCCTCCTGCCTGTCAGGGTGGTTCATTTGGCTCTctgggacagaaaaagaaaaaggcctccccagacaaggACTATATGTTCGCTACCTTAACCCAGCTCGAGATGGACCTTGTGAAATTTGTGTCCAGG aaagaaagaaagaaagaaagaggagcctggcaagaccTGAATGATGGAACTCAAACCCTGACTTTAGCTTTGGTCTGGCAGCTGATAAGAAG ATATACCCTCAATGCCCTGGAAGATCTTGGTGATGGTCAGAAAGCAAATGATGACATCATTGTAAGCTGGGTGAACAGAACAttgaatgaagcagggaaatcaaCCTCCATTCAGAGTTTTAAG GATAAGATGATCAGCTCCAGTTTGGCAGTTGTGGATTTGATTGACGCCATCCAGCCAGGCTGCATAAACTACGACCTTATTAAGAGTGGCACTCTGGCAGAAGATGACAAGCACAATAATGCCAA GTACACAGTGTCGATTGTTAGAAGAATTGGAGCCAGAGTGTATGCTCTCCCAGAAGACCTTGTGGAAGTAAAGCCCAAGATGGTCATGACTGTGTTTGCATGCTTGATGGGCAGAGGTATGAAGAGAGTGTAA